The genomic segment TCGTTGCCTACCAGCGTCACGTTTCGGCCGTGAACCATCACACCAATGCCAGCCACGTCGGGCAACCGGACGCTGATGTTGCCCAAGCGGGTGTAGCTCTGGTCAACGCGGATCCCGAACGGCTCCCCGCTGAAGCGCGCGAGTGCTCCAGGGTAACCCATCACCTGCACAGGCTCGCTGGCTGAGGGTGCGTCCGTTAGCTTCAGCAACCAAGAGCAGGAGGTGGTGTCAAAGCAGTTGGGAGTTGCGTAGTCGTAGTCACCATCCATCAGGTAGACGAGGTCACCGGGTAGGTACACCGAGCCCATGTCCGACAGCGACATCGGCGTGGTGACGCTCTCGCCGTCTCCGCTTCCGTTCGGCGTCGCGTACCAGATCCGCTTGTTGGTCGCGACGAGCGGCTGCTCGTTGCTGCGTTGATTCCCGGAGGTAACGAGCTGAAGTTGGCCGGCGCCCGCAGGGGTGCCCGGTGGTAGCTGGACCACCACCTTCTTCAACCCGCGGACCGCATCGGCACCCCAGCTGACAGGGGTGAGGGGCTGACCGTTGAACTCCACGCTGCCCTGGGTCGAACCGAAGCCAGAACCGTAGAGGGTCACCAGGGCACCGCCGCCGGCAGGACCGCCGCTGACGGGTGCATGCGTGATATCCGTATAGAAAATTTTCGGAATGGGCCCAGTCGGCGTAGCCCCGCCGCTGCCACCAGCGCCCGCGCTGCCCGCGTCCCCGCCCTGGGCACCACTGCCTCCCGTGGCGCTACCTCCCACGTTGCTGCCCGCCGCACCGCTGCCTCCCGCTGACACGGTTCCGGCGTCGCCCCCGCTACTCGCTCCGGAAGCACCTCCTGCCGCGCTGGTGATCCCCTGCTCAGGACCGATGATGCCGTTGCAGCCTAGGGCGACCAGGGGGAGGCACAAGCACACCCGCTGACAAAAGTAAGAAGTTGTCATTGCTACATCCCAGTTGAGCACAGGCACACTGGGGTTGCACGACGAGCTCACCGAAGCGAGCGCCGCTCGGACTGATCGCAGGTCACCCAAAAGCTCCTTCGGCTTTGGGGGTGAGGGAGCGCCGGGCGACCGACCGCAGGTTGTGAGGGGTACGCCAGTCGAGGGCGCGGGCGGGCTGAGGCGCGCTACAACGCGGGCGGGAACAGGCTGTCGTTGATCAGCGGCGTGGTGGGAGCGTTCCCAACCAGCGTCCAGGCGCCGTTGCCAAAGCGAACCTGCACGTCGATCTGCTTGGTGATCGCGTCGTTGCAGCGGAGCACCATGGCTTCGAAGTCGACCGAGCCAGCAGCGAAGCTCGCTGAAGGTTCGTCCGGGGTGAGATCAGCGCCGGCGAGGCTGTGGACCTCTAGGAACAGATCGTTCGTGTTGTTGCTGCCCACGCCGTCACCGAGCCACGCCCAGAGCGCGTCCTGCACTTGGTCGTTCTGCTCACGCAGGGCGATGTTGCCGCCAGCGTGGGTCAGCGTTCCCCAGTACGTCACGATGAAGTTGAACTGGTCGCTCAGCTCCGTTCCACCGAGCTGGTCAAAGCCGGGCACGTTGCGCACCGCGAACTGGTTGTTTCCGCTCGGATCACTCCAGGTGTCCAAGGGGACGCCAGCGACGATATCGGAGCCCAGCTCTTGCTCCAGGGAGTTGTCC from the Polyangiaceae bacterium genome contains:
- a CDS encoding IPT/TIG domain-containing protein, producing MTTSYFCQRVCLCLPLVALGCNGIIGPEQGITSAAGGASGASSGGDAGTVSAGGSGAAGSNVGGSATGGSGAQGGDAGSAGAGGSGGATPTGPIPKIFYTDITHAPVSGGPAGGGALVTLYGSGFGSTQGSVEFNGQPLTPVSWGADAVRGLKKVVVQLPPGTPAGAGQLQLVTSGNQRSNEQPLVATNKRIWYATPNGSGDGESVTTPMSLSDMGSVYLPGDLVYLMDGDYDYATPNCFDTTSCSWLLKLTDAPSASEPVQVMGYPGALARFSGEPFGIRVDQSYTRLGNISVRLPDVAGIGVMVHGRNVTLVGNDVSAVGHTQGANSGVAMGENASDLDVVGNYFHGLFGGTEVFNGGARVERYNEFRALARVVSVDPSAPLAHYANHAVDVYQYAIVASGGGAPAKVELFDNVCEMARYAIYQTASAATGEVLIRNNTIDGECLVGSDTDGVSIPVRLEANAFILSAGHACTDEPGATATLTFGAAGNHWGTMGAPTEDASPRLGDAQLDSDLTPGAASALCGAVPKPAAPDDFDYLGEQRRDPTAIGAFECPQ